Proteins found in one Odontesthes bonariensis isolate fOdoBon6 chromosome 11, fOdoBon6.hap1, whole genome shotgun sequence genomic segment:
- the LOC142391520 gene encoding uncharacterized protein LOC142391520 has translation MDQSEDTETSLCGEHESQSKAQRKGQRPGPRRGSSQSELQKDLPLFSLQASKADFHQRPEPEPEPEPEPEPEPEPSCVSFKSDKSKEDFLDFKRIFSSDKKIHQTLEPEPEPEPSCVSFKSDWSKDFIIDFRPDVPSAQQIHQRPGPGPGPGPSCVSFKSDRSMDIRNDFKSAQHPSPQRVDQQSSEGPSGPSAQQHQTQLDSIFMLLEDNMLTFVKEELKKMQEALSPDYPECLESQREGEDEEQRSSREALVKITVHFLRRMKQEELADRLQSKLVAAVCGRKVKSALKKKFQCVFEGIPKAGKPTLLNQIYTELYITEGGSGEVNDEHEVRQIEAASRKAGRAETSIRQEDIFKGPPGRDEPIRTVMTKGVAGIGKTVLTQKFTLDWAEGKANQDIHFMFPFTFRELNVLRERKFSLVELVHHFFTETKAAGICSFEPFQVVFIFDGLDECRLPLDFHSKEPLADATEPTSVDVLLTNLIRGELLPSARLWITTRPAAANQIPAGCVGMVTEVRGFTDPQKEEYFRKRFRDEEQASRIISHIQTSRSLHIMCHIPVFCWITATVLEDVLETREGAELPSTLTEMYIHFLVVQAKVKKLKYDGGAETDPHWSPESREMIESLGKLAFEQLQKGNLIFYESDLTECGIDISAASVYSGVFTQIFREERRLYQEKVFCFIHLSVQEFLAALHVHLTFINSGLNLMGEQKTSWLSETKEDEEQEETTDIDLNDLHQSAVNKALESPNGHLDLFLRFLLGLSLETNQRLLRGLLTQTGSSSQTNQETVDYIEEMISENLSAERSINLFHCLNELNDRSLVEQIQQYLSSGSLSTDKLSPAQWSALVFILLSSGKHLDEFDLNKYSASEEALLRLLPVVKASNKAVLSSCILSDEGCAALSSALSSQSSSLTQLDLSICGSGVKQLFYGLQSPHCKLEALRLSVCNLSDEGCAALSSALSSQSSSLTQLDLSNNNLQQDSGVKLLSGLQSPTCGLETLRLSVCKLSDEGCAAVSSALSSQSSSLTQLDLSNNNLQQDSGVKQVSAGLKSPNCRLETLSLSGCLITEEGCASLAEAVTSNPKSHLRELDLSYNHPGASGEKLLRAALKDPHKLRVEPAGERWLTPGLRKYSCQLTIDTNTVDRRLKLSDNNRKVTRVEEDQSYPDHPDRFDDDRYPQLLCRNVLTGRCYWEVEWRGGVDISVSYRGISRGGGDCVFGGNDQSWSLYSDGGEYYVWHNNRRTHIPPSSSSSSSSSSSSSSSSSSSSSSSVCNRAAVYVDRPAGTLSFYSVSSDTLIHLHTFSTTFTEEPLHPGFGFWSWSPGSWLSLC, from the exons atggatcagagtgaggacactgaaacctctctgtgtggggaacatgagagccagagcaaagctcagag gaagggacagagacctggacccAGGAGGGGGTCCTCACAGAGCGAACTGCAGAAGGATCTCCCACTTTTCAGCTTACAGGCCTCCAAAGCAGA tttccaccagagaccagaaccagaacctgaacctgaacctgaacctgaacctgaacctgaacccagctgtgtgtcctttaagagcgacAAGTCAAAGGAAGATTTTCTTGATTTCAAAAGAAtcttttcatctgacaaaaA GATCCACCAGACactggaaccagaaccagaacctgaacccagctgtgtgtcctttaagagcgacTGGTCAAAGGATTTCATCATTGATTTCCGTCCTGATGTTCCATCAGCCCAGCA gatccatcagagacctggacctggacctggacctggacccagctgtgtgtcctttaagagtGACCGGTCGATGGATATTCGTAATGACTTCAAATCAGCCCAGCATCCGtcccctcagag agtggaccagcagagctcagagggtcccagtggtccgtctgcccagcagcatcaaacacagctggactccatatttatg ctgctggaggacaacatgctcacttttgtgaaggaggagctgaagaagatgcaggaggctctgagtccagattacccagaatgcttagagagtcagagggagggtgaggatgaagagcagaggagcagcagagaggcattagtgaagatcacagttcacttcctgaggagaatgaagcaggaggagctggctgaccgtctgcagagca aacttgttgctgcagtttgtggacgtaaagttaaatctgctctgaagaagaagttccagtgtgtgtttgaggggattcctaaagcaggaaagccaacccttctgaatcagatctacacagagctctacatcacagagggagggagcggagaggtcaatgatgaacatgaggtcagacagattgaagcagcatccaggaaagcaggcagagcagaaacatccatcagacaagaagacatctttaaaggcccacctggaagagatgaaccaatcagaacagtgatgacaaagggagtggctggcattgggaaaacagtcttaacacagaagttcactctggactgggctgaaggcaaagccaaccaggacatccacttcatgtttccattcactttcagagagctgaatgtgctgagagagagaaagttcagcttggtggagcttgttcatcacttctttactgagaccaaagcagcaggaatctgcagctttgaaccGTTCCAGGtcgtgttcatctttgacggtctggatgagtgtcgacttcctctggacttccacagcaaggagcccctggctgatgctacagagcccacctcagtggatgtgctgctgacaaacctcatcaggggggagctgcttccctctgctcgcctctggataaccacacgacccgcagcagccaatcagatccctgctggctgcgtcggcatggtgacagaggtcagagggttcactgacccacagaaggaggagtacttcaggaagaggttcagagatgaggagcaggccagcaggatcatctcccacatccagacatcccgaagcctccacatcatgtgccacatcccggtcttctgctggatcactgctacagttctggaggatgtgttggaaaccagagagggagcagagctgcccagcaccctgactgagatgtacatccacttcctggtggttcaggccaaagtgaagaagctcaagtatgatggaggagctgagacggatccacactggagtccagagagcagggagatgattgagtctctgggaaaactggcttttgagcagctgcagaaaggaaacctgatcttctatgaatcagacctgacagagtgtggcatcgatatctcagcagcctcagtgtactcaggagtgttcacacagatctttagagaggagagacggctgtaccaggagaaggtgttctgcttcatccatctgagtgttcaggagtttctggctgctcttcatgtgcatctgaccttcatcaactctggactcaacctgatggGAGAACAAAAAACATCCTGGCTCTCTGAAACAAAAGAAGATGAAGAACAAGAAGAAACAACCGACATTGATCTGAATGATCTCCACCAGAGTGCTGTGAACAAGGCCTTGgagagtccaaatggacacctggacctgttcctccgcttcctcctgggtctttccctggagaccaatcagaggctcctacgaggcctgctgacacagacaggaagtagctcacagaccaatcaggaaacagttGATTACATCGAGGAGATGATCAGtgagaatctgtctgcagagagaagcatcaatctgttccactgtctgaatgaactgaatgatcgttctctggtggagcagATCCAACAGTacctgagttcaggaagtctctccacagataaactgtctcctgctcagtggtcagctctggtcttcatcttactgtcatcaggaaaacatctggatgagtttgacctgaataaatactctgcttcagaggaggctcttctgaggctgctgccagtggtcaaagcctccaacaaagctgt GCTGAGCAGCTGTAtcctctcagatgaaggatgtgcagctctgtcctcagctctcagctcccagtcctccagcctgacacaactggacctgagtatcTGCggctcaggagtgaagcagctgttttatggactgcagagtcctcactgtaagctggaagctctcag GCTGAGcgtctgtaacctctcagatgaaggatgtgcagctctgtcctcagctctcagctcccagtcctccagcctgacacaactggacctgagtaacaacaacctgcagcaggattcaggagtgaagctgcTGTCTGGACTGCAGAGTCCAACCTGTGGGCTGGAAACTCTCAG GCTGAGCGTCTGTAAGctctcagatgaaggatgtgcagctgtgtcctcagctctcagctcccagtcctccagcctgacacaactggacctgagtaacaacaacctgcagcagGATTCAGGGGTGaagcaggtgtctgctggcctgaagagtccaaactgcaggctggaaactctcag cctgtcaggctgtctgatcacagaggaaggctgtgcttctctggctgaagctgtgacctccaaccccaaatcccatctgagagagctggacctgagctacaaccatccaggagcctcaggagagaagctgctgagggctgcactgaaggatccacacaaactcag ggtggagcctgctggagaacgatggctgacaccagggctgaggaagt attcctgccaactcacaatcgacacaaacacagtggacAGGAgactgaaactgtctgacaacaacaggaaggtgacacgtGTGGAGGAGGatcagtcatatcctgatcatccagacaggtttgatGATGACCGGtatcctcagctgctgtgtagaaatgttctgactggtcgctgttactgggaggtcgagtggagaggaggagttgatatatcagtgagttacagaggaatcagcagaggaggaggagactgtgtgtttggaggaaatgatcagtcctggagtctgtACTCTGATGGAGGTGAATACTATGTCTGGcacaataacagaagaacacacatccccccctcctcctcctcctcctcctcctcctcctcctcctcctcctcctcctcctcctcctcctcctcctcctctgtctgtaacagagcagcagtgtatgtggaccgtcctgctggcactctgtccttctacagcgtctcctctgacacactgatccacctccacaccttcagcaccacattcactgaagaacctctgcatcctgggtttgggttctggtcctggtcacctggttcctggttgtctctgtgctga
- the LOC142391171 gene encoding neoverrucotoxin subunit beta-like, whose translation MIKWNIQLISARTVGGSKLNSVLFLCNCLLRLSVCNLSDEGCAAVSSALSSQSSSLTQLDLSNNNLQDSGVKQVSAGLKSPNCRLETLSLSGCLITEEGCASLAEAVTSNPSHLRELDLSYNHPGASGEKLLRAALKDPHTLRVEPAGERWLTPGLRKYSCQLTIDTNTVNRKLKLSDNNRKVTCVEEVQSYPDHPDRFDGRWPQLLCRNVLTGRCYWEVEWRGGGVYISVSSRGISRRGDSEFGGNDQSWILSCSDGGEYSVWHNNRRTDISSSSVCNRAAVYVDRPAGTLSFYRVSSDTLIHLHTFSTTFTEEPLHPGFGFMSSVSWLSLC comes from the exons ATGATAAAGTGGAACAtccagctgatttcagctcggactGTTGGAGGATCCAAACTGAACT ctgttctttttctctgtaactgtctcctcaggctgagcgtctgtaacctctcagatgaaggatgtgcagctgtgtcctcagctctcagctcccagtcctccagcctgacacaactggacctgagtaacaacaacctgcaggattcaggggtgaagcaggtgtctgctggcctgaagagtccaaactgcagactggaaactctcag cctgtcaggctgtctgatcacagaggaaggctgtgcttctctggctgaagctgtgacctccaacccctcccatctgagagagctggacctgagctacaaccatccaggagcctcaggagagaagctgctgagggctgcactgaaggatccacacacactcag ggtggagcctgctggagaacgatggctgacaccagggctgaggaagt attcctgccaactcacaatcgacacaaacacagtgaacaggaaactgaaactgtctgacaataacaggaaggtgacatgtgtggaggaggttcagtcatatcctgatcatccagacaggtttgatGGCCGGtggcctcagctgctgtgtagaaatgttctgactggtcgctgttactgggaggtcgagtggagaggaggaggagtttatatatcagtgagttccagaggaatcagcaggagaggagacAGTGAGTTTGGAGggaatgatcagtcctggaTTCTGAGCTGTTCTGATGGAGGTGAATACTCTGTCTGGcacaataacagaagaacagacatttcctcctcctctgtctgtaacagagcagcagtgtatgtggaccgtcctgctggcactctgtccttctacagagtctcctctgacacactgatccacctccacaccttcagcaccacattcactgaagaacctctgcatcctggatttgGGTTCATGTCATCTGTttcctggttgtctctgtgctga